Proteins encoded in a region of the Mercenaria mercenaria strain notata chromosome 1, MADL_Memer_1, whole genome shotgun sequence genome:
- the LOC128557046 gene encoding 52 kDa repressor of the inhibitor of the protein kinase-like — translation MSSRKPPRPLPGQKSIFQCFKTPNSTPDDSESSSTVPADNSQSFSDDNTKSSPKESTSSPKQFQTDHCQNDGYSAGCSLGARFLDTGTIDVTRRLRMSDSMKMSTLISRFEPSRSWVKPKSTHGKSGAARRVPDLVFDTENYPYLRYSPSVNGVFCAPCFVFNSSENTLVAKPLVDWSNVSRIIGMHKKSPDHSNAMTKADKFMKICQNQEKSVVEFGSNAYRNKVEKNKKALTSIVKTIVLLGKQNIAFRGKTEEKSNFRALINYRAEVDSDLHDHLANSPKHAQYLSPSIQNEFIHICGNQISDSIVHRCQDARYFSILADESADVSNTEQFAFCLRYIERQSSGKHVLHEDFLSFVQTTETTGETLHQLLLDEIHKHNLNPNFIVGQGYDGAGNMSGCHRGVQARFSAEFPNAKYIHCRNHRLNLAICHACRVAFVQSMFTVVGDVLFFITISPKRLGVYSSHNDDGEALKKFCPTRWSQHSESITAFYTHFKSILETLTDLQVGMDTKTMSTASSLQKAVLSFDFVVALCCVSGPLDTLNPLTDSMQDPQCDLVKAAQHAKVLHGLLAERRNDIGYFGGLWEKAVALATEHDINVCQPRVAARQQHRNNIAAEIPKEYWRLNMFVPFMDHLLSQLHDRLCLSTTRLNAQYLLPTKLRQLSPEMWADIKQEYSPFIDCQAIDTELDVWKRVAADSPIQGLAEAVDETYQLYPNIHVVLKILLTMPVSTASAERSFSSLRRLKTYLRNTVTEERLTGLALMHIHRNHQIDIDQVIRDFDVSGHRRIALVFDN, via the coding sequence ATGAGCTCCAGAAAACCTCCTCGACCTCTTCCTGGACAAAAGTccatttttcagtgttttaaaaccccaaattcTACTCCAGATGACAGTGAAAGTTCATCAACTGTTCCTGCTGATAATTCTCAGTCATTTTCGGATGACAACACAAAATCTTCTCCCAAAGAGTCCACATCTTCCCCAAAACAATTTCAGACAGATCACTGCCAGAATGATGGGTACTCAGCGGGTTGCTCCCTGGGTGCGCGGTTTCTAGACACTGGAACCATTGATGTCACAAGAAGACTCCGAATGTCTGATTCCATGAAAATGTCGACTTTAATatcaaggtttgagccttcgcGGAGTTGGGTAAAGCCTAAAAGCACTCACGGCAAAAGCGGGGCAGCTAGGCGTGTacctgacctagtgtttgatacTGAAAACTACCCGTATTTAAGGTATAGTCCTTCAGTCAATGGTGTTTTTTGTGCACCTTGTTTTGTCTTTAATTCATCTGAAAACACTCTCGTTGCTAAGCCCCTTGTAGACTGGAGCAATGTGTCTAGGATTATAGGGATGCATAAAAAATCACCTGACCACAGTAATGCAATGACTAAAGCTgacaaattcatgaaaatatgtcaaaatcaagaaaaaagtgtTGTTGAGTTTGGCTCGAACGCTTACAGAAACAAAGTCGAGAAAAATAAGAAAGCCTTGACATCTATTGTTAAAACAATAGTTCTGCTGGGAAAACAAAACATAGCCTTTCGTggcaaaacagaagaaaaaagtaACTTCAGAGCTTTGATAAATTATCGCGCTGAAGTAGACAGTGATTTGCACGACCATCTAGCAAATTCTCCCAAACATGCACAGTATTTAAGCCCCTCTATTCAAAACGAATTCATACATATATGCGGCAATCAGATTTCGGACTCTATCGTGCACCGTTGCCAAGATGCGAGGTACTTTTCTATTCTTGCAGATGAATCTGCTGATGTCAGCAATACAGAACAGTTTGCTTTTTGTCTGCGTTATATTGAACGTCAGAGTTCCGGGAAGCATGTGCTTCACGaggattttctttcatttgttcagACAACAGAAACAACAGGTGAAACACTACACCAGTTGCTACTAGATGAAATACACAAACACAACCTGAACCCAAACTTTATCGTTGGACAAGGTTACGACGGTGCTGGGAACATGTCCGGTTGTCACCGTGGAGTGCAGGCAAGATTTTCTGCAGAATTTCCAAACGCAAAGTATATTCACTGTCGCAACCACCGTCTAAACTTAGCAATATGTCATGCTTGCAGGGTAGCGTTTGTGCAGTCGATGTTTACCGTTGTTGGGGATGTATTGTTTTTTATCACAATTTCTCCGAAACGTCTCGGAGTTTATAGCTCTCATAACGATGACGGAGAAGCCTTAAAGAAGTTCTGCCCAACACGGTGGTCTCAGCACTCGGAAAGCATCACTGCTTTCTATACCCACTTCAAGTCAATTCTAGAAACACTTACTGACCTTCAAGTTGGCATGGACACCAAAACTATGTCCACAGCGTCAAGCCTTCAAAAGGCTGTCCTGTCTTTTGACTTTGTTGTCGCTTTGTGTTGCGTCAGCGGTCCCTTAGATACATTGAATCCTTTGACGGATTCAATGCAAGACCCTCAATGTGACTTGGTCAAAGCAGCACAGCATGCTAAAGTTCTTCATGGGTTGCTGGCCGAGAGACGCAATGACATTGGGTATTTTGGAGGACTTTGGGAAAAGGCTGTCGCCTTGGCAACTGAGCATGACATCAATGTCTGTCAGCCTCGAGTTGCTGCAAGGCAACAACACAGGAATAACATAGCCGCAGAAATCCCAAAGGAATATTGGAGGTTGAATATGTTTGTACCATTCATGGATCACCTTTTGTCCCAACTGCACGACAGACTGTGCCTCTCGACTACAAGACTGAACGCTCAGTATTTATTGCCAACAAAACTTCGGCAACTTTCGCCCGAAATGTGGGCCGATATCAAGCAGGAGTATTCTCCGTTCATAGATTGCCAGGCAATAGATACTGAACTTGATGTCTGGAAGAGAGTTGCAGCGGATTCGCCCATACAAGGCTTGGCAGAGGCAGTTGATGAAACATATCAACTATACCCAAACATACATGTTGTGCTGAAGATCCTCCTGACAATGCCAGTGTCCACGGCCTCTGCTGAAAGATCATTTAGTAGCCTTCGCCGCCTTAAAACTTATCTAAGAAATACGGTGACCGAGGAACGGCTGACTGGACTCGCTCTGATGCATATCCATCGCAATCACCAGATCGATATCGATCAGGTTATACGTGATTTCGATGTGTCTGGGCATCGACGAATCGCACTGGTTTTTGATAATTGA